One Candidatus Methylomirabilota bacterium genomic window, CTGTAGCGGCTCGCCACGAGAGCGGGAACCGGCTGCCAGCCATGGGCCGCGAGGATGGACGGCGTCGAGTGGTCGCCCGAGACGGCGAGGACGTCAGGCTCGAGGGCGAGGAGGCCGGGCAGCTCCGCGTCGAAGCGCTCGAGAGCCGCCACTTTCGCGTCGAAGTCGCCGTCCTCCCCCGCCTTGTCGGTGTCCTTGTAGTGCACGAAGAAGAAATCGTGGGCCGTCCACTGCTTGCGGAGCGTCTCGATCTCGTCGGCGAAGGTCGACCCCGTCTTCAATACCTCCATGCCGACCAGCCGCGCGAGCCCGCGGTACATCGGATAGGCCGCGATGGCGGCCGCGCGGAAGGCGTAGATCTCGGGGAAGAGGGGCAAGGCGGGCTGGGTGTCGAAGCCACGCAGCAGGATCATGTTGGCAGGGGCGGCGTCCTGGAGAAGCCCGCGGGCGCGCTCGATGAACTGATTGACGATGACGGCCGTGCGCTCGGCAGCCGAATCGAGGGCGCGCACGGGCACGGGCGGCTTGCCGAGGGCCTGCGGGTCCGTCTCCGACAGATGTCCCGACAGGCCCTGGCCGCGGAGCACGAGCACGAAGCGGTGCTCCTTGACGGGCTCGATCAGGAGCGTGGCGCCCTCTATGCTGATCTGTCTCAGCTTCTCGCAGAGCTTGACGCAGAGCTCGGTGGTGATGCGCCCCGCGCGCCGGTCGGTGATCCGGCCCTCTGCGTCGACGGTGCAGAAATTCCCTCGCGCGGCCACGTCCCCTGGCTGGAGCGGGAAGTCGATGCCGAGGGCTTCGAGCACGCCGCGGCCGACGGGGTGGCGGAGCGGGTCATAGCCGAAGAGCCCCAGATGTCCCGGCCCGCTGCCCGGCGTGATGCCGGGTCCGACGTGGCGCAGGAGCCCGCAGGCCGAGCGGGCGGCCAGCGCGTGCAGGTGGGGGATTCTGGCCGTCTCGAGCTCGCTCTTGCCCGTCTCCGGCCTCGGGAGGCCGCCGAGCCCGTCGAGGGAGCAGAGCACGATCTTGGTGGTGTTGGGCTGGGCGAGCCCGCGCAACAGATCGAGATCCACCGAGGCTCAGGCCTCCTTGTTCTCGGCGAAGTCGGCGGGTACGGGCGGACCCCACACGTAGAGCGAATCCTCGGGGGGAAAATTGCGCGGCTCCCAGGCGCAGCTCTCCGGGATATGGTCCAGGTCGTAGAAGTACTCCGCGAAGCTGCCCCACGGGTCGCGGATGTAATAGAAGAAGTTCGAGCCGATGACGTGACGCCCGAGTCCCCAGCCGGGTTGCCAGCCGCGATCGGCCATCGCGGCGGCGCTCAGCGCGATCTCGTCCACCCCGCCGACCTCGAAGGAGGCGTGATGGAAGCCGGGCGCCCTCGAGGCCAGGAGGGCGAGGTTGTGATGGTCGGTCGTGCAGCGCATGAAGGCGATGATCTCCTGCGAGCGGTCCGACAGCTTGAGCCCCAGCACCCGCGTGTAGAAGTCGACCTGACGGGTGATATCCGGCGTGAAGAGGAGCACGTGGCCCAGGCGCCGCGGCGCGGGCTTGAGGCCACGCTCGGGGGCGCCGCGCACGGCCTGGCGGGGCGCGTAGCCGGGCCCGTTGAGGGGCGGCGGCGGGTCGGCGGGGGCACCGGGCGCCGCCTCCTCGCGCACGTTGACGAAATTGCCGTCGGGATCGCGGAGCCAGAAGCCCTCGCCGGCCCCCCCGCGCGGCGGATCGACCTCGGGTGTGCCATTGAGCCGGACCGCCTCGCGCGTGCGGGCGAACTCCTCGCCGGTGGCGCCGAAGCAGAGATGGTGCAGCCGCTTGCGAGGACCCTCGTAGAGCTGCACGCTCTCACGCGACTGGCGCGCGGTGCGCAGACGCACGGCGGCGCCGCGGCCCGACTCGTCCACGAGGCCGAAGTCCTGATAGTAGCGCTGGCCGAGCGTCTGGTCCGGCACCTCGAGCGCGTAGTGAAGCAGCGAGCGTACGGGCATGTCGACCTCCCGGGCGCGGTCAGGCGTCCTTGACGGGATTCTCGAGCGTGCCGAGCCCCGTGATCTCGAGCTTGCAGACATCGCCGGGGCCGAGCGTGATCTGGGGCTTGCGCGTGAAGCCGACGCCGGCCGGCGTGCCCGTGGCGATGAGATCGCCCGGCGACAGCGTCATGATATTGGTCAGGTACTGGATGATGTAGCCGAGGTCGAAGATGAAATTCTTGGTATTGCCGTGCTGCATGAGCGTCCCGTTGATCCAGGTCTTGAGCTCGAGCACATGGGGGTTCGGGATCTCTGCCCTGTCCGCGATGTACGGGCCGACAGGGGCCAGGGTGTCGCCCATCTTGCCGGGGCCCCACTGGCTCGTGTGGAACTGGAAATCACGGGCGCTCGCGTCGTTGATGATGGTGTAGCCGAAAATATAGTCCAGCGCCTTGTCCTTGGGGACGAAGCGCGCCGTCTTGCCGATGACCACGCCCAGCTCGACCTCCCAGTCGAGGGTCTTCTCCCCGCGGGGCCGGAGGATGGGCTCGCCCGGATCCAGGATGGCGTTGTTCCACTTCGGGAAGACCGGGGGCTCCTTGGGCACGGGGTTCCCCGACTCCTCGGCGTGGT contains:
- a CDS encoding 2,3-bisphosphoglycerate-independent phosphoglycerate mutase, producing the protein MDLDLLRGLAQPNTTKIVLCSLDGLGGLPRPETGKSELETARIPHLHALAARSACGLLRHVGPGITPGSGPGHLGLFGYDPLRHPVGRGVLEALGIDFPLQPGDVAARGNFCTVDAEGRITDRRAGRITTELCVKLCEKLRQISIEGATLLIEPVKEHRFVLVLRGQGLSGHLSETDPQALGKPPVPVRALDSAAERTAVIVNQFIERARGLLQDAAPANMILLRGFDTQPALPLFPEIYAFRAAAIAAYPMYRGLARLVGMEVLKTGSTFADEIETLRKQWTAHDFFFVHYKDTDKAGEDGDFDAKVAALERFDAELPGLLALEPDVLAVSGDHSTPSILAAHGWQPVPALVASRYSGADHVSRFTERDCAGGALGVMPAQELMPILMANALRFIKYGA
- a CDS encoding VOC family protein, which codes for MPVRSLLHYALEVPDQTLGQRYYQDFGLVDESGRGAAVRLRTARQSRESVQLYEGPRKRLHHLCFGATGEEFARTREAVRLNGTPEVDPPRGGAGEGFWLRDPDGNFVNVREEAAPGAPADPPPPLNGPGYAPRQAVRGAPERGLKPAPRRLGHVLLFTPDITRQVDFYTRVLGLKLSDRSQEIIAFMRCTTDHHNLALLASRAPGFHHASFEVGGVDEIALSAAAMADRGWQPGWGLGRHVIGSNFFYYIRDPWGSFAEYFYDLDHIPESCAWEPRNFPPEDSLYVWGPPVPADFAENKEA
- a CDS encoding fumarylacetoacetate hydrolase family protein, with the protein product MKIVRFSHNGQSPRLGILEGKDRVVDLEATYAALLASRGVVRASAIAAALFPQSTRGFLEGGPASQDALAAMLEAIKGGRFQAVAHPAGSVRLHAPINDPGKFICIGLNYRDHAEESGNPVPKEPPVFPKWNNAILDPGEPILRPRGEKTLDWEVELGVVIGKTARFVPKDKALDYIFGYTIINDASARDFQFHTSQWGPGKMGDTLAPVGPYIADRAEIPNPHVLELKTWINGTLMQHGNTKNFIFDLGYIIQYLTNIMTLSPGDLIATGTPAGVGFTRKPQITLGPGDVCKLEITGLGTLENPVKDA